One window of the Syngnathus typhle isolate RoL2023-S1 ecotype Sweden linkage group LG21, RoL_Styp_1.0, whole genome shotgun sequence genome contains the following:
- the tulp3 gene encoding tubby-related protein 3 isoform X2 — protein sequence MSQDGVAARLQPLVVQVRRFGRVCRSKQTIVTFVNGLRSINWLLEQTILCTATSKVTALNTFLCFSSLDKSTSWRPSSSASLASGLDEHSSIMQQKLEKQRSLLEQKQRRKRQEPLMVQPNMEARHRRSRSRRGEEQAPLVESQLCDVSDIIADGSKKGMKIQITSVQQGQVKTQSPLRPPPPPSPAEDKAGDAETPHQNKTDIHELLRKQGLSGSMNFDESSEDEDDDERPHAPTPGTQTTSSASSAKDPEAVASGGGSPSSRSSPLLEVSNLDEFALLPAPRGATIKCRITRDKKGMDGGFYPTYYMHMEREDGKKVFLLAGRKRKKSKTSNYLISVDPTDLSREGESFIGKLRSNLMGTKFTVYNNGANPCKNGAAMEDGGTRQELAAVCYETNVLGFKGPRKMTVIIPGMNADFERVPVRPHNEQESLVSRWQSHSLDNLIELHNKAPMWNDDTQSYVLNFHGRVTQASIKNFQIVHDNDRKWRDAAERRRVFNRPPAFSTSRLHRDAVRPSGRRHLHAGLQLPHVRLTSLRHRAVQLRRQAGLRMNARLLFSRTPIEQSGLSCSAPLRTKADILNHWKAG from the exons ATGAGCCAGGATGGAGTCGCAGCCCGTCTACAGCCGCTGGTCGTACAGGTTAGGCGTTTTGGCCGCGTTTGCCGTTCGAAGCAGACAATCGTAACGTTCGTAAACGGGCTCAGAAGTATCAATTGGCTTTTGGAACAAACGATTTTGTGCACGGCAACTTCCAAAGTCACGGCTCTAAACACTTTCCTCTGCTTCTCTTCCTTGGACAAATCGACATCCTGGAGACCCTCCAGCTCTGCCAGCTTGGCCAG CGGATTGGACGAGCACAGCAGCATCATGCAGCAGAAGCTGGAAAAACAG AGGTCTTTGCTGGAGCAGAAGCAGCGGCGGAAACGGCAGGAACCGCTCATGGTGCAGCCCAACATGGAGGCCCGGCACCGGCGGAGCCGCTCGCGGCGCGGTGAAGAGCAAGCCCCGCTGGTGGAGTCGCAACTCTGCGACGTCAGCGACATCATCGCGGACG GATCCAAAAAAGGAATGAAAATCCAGATCACATCCGTGCAGCAAGGCCAAGTTAAGACTCAGTCCCCGCTCaggcctccgccgccgccgtcgcccgCAGAGGACAAGGCCGGCGACGCGGAGACGCCGCACCAGAACAAGACCGACATCCACGAACTTCTGCGCAAACAAG GCCTGTCCGGCAGCATGAACTTTGACGAATCTAGCGAGGACGAGGATGACGACGAGCGTCCGCACGCCCCGACGCCCGGCACGCAGACCACCAGTTCCGCCTCCAGCGCCAAGGACCCG GAGGCGGTCGCCAGCGGCGGCGGCTCGCCCTCCTCCAGAAGCTCGCCTCTTCTGGAGGTGTCCAACTTGGACGAGTTTGCGTTGCTTCCGGCCCCGCGCGGCGCCACCATCAAATGCCGGATCACCCGCGACAAGAAGGGAATGGACGGCGGCTTCTACCCTACGTACTACATGCACATGGAGAGGGAGGACGGCAAGAAG GTGTTCTTGTTGGCAGGGAGGAAGCGAAAGAAGAGCAAGACATCCAACTACCTCATTTCAGTGGACCCCACCGATCTGTCGCGAGAAGGCGAGAGCTTCATCGGCAAACTGAG GTCTAACCTCATGGGCACCAAATTCACCGTGTACAACAACGGCGCCAACCCTTGCAAGAACGGCGCCGCCATGGAGGACGGCGGGACTCGACAGGAGCTGGCCGCCGTCTGCTAC GAAACCAACGTGTTGGGGTTCAAGGGACCGCGCAAGATGACCGTCATCATCCCGGGCATGAATGCCGACTTTGAGCGAGTGCCCGTCAGGCCCCACAAC GAGCAGGAGAGCCTGGTGAGCCGCTGGCAGAGCCACTCCTTGGACAACCTGATCGAGCTCCACAATAAGGCGCCCATGTGGAACGACGACACGCAGTCCTACGTGCTCAACTTCCACGGACGCGTCACTCAGGCCTCCATCAAGAACTTCCAGATCGTCCACGACAACGACCGTAAGTGGCGAGACGCGGCGGAACGTCGGCGCGTCTTTAACCGCCCGCCGGCTTTTTCCACCAGCCGACTACATCGTGATGCAGTTCGGCCGAGTGGCCGACGCCATCTTCACGCTGGACTACAACTACCCCATGTGCGCCTTACAAGCCTTCGCCATCGGG
- the tulp3 gene encoding tubby-related protein 3 isoform X5, with protein MTYYTISSASLASGLDEHSSIMQQKLEKQRSLLEQKQRRKRQEPLMVQPNMEARHRRSRSRRGEEQAPLVESQLCDVSDIIADGFNGPAAFLGSKKGMKIQITSVQQGQVKTQSPLRPPPPPSPAEDKAGDAETPHQNKTDIHELLRKQGLSGSMNFDESSEDEDDDERPHAPTPGTQTTSSASSAKDPEAVASGGGSPSSRSSPLLEVSNLDEFALLPAPRGATIKCRITRDKKGMDGGFYPTYYMHMEREDGKKVFLLAGRKRKKSKTSNYLISVDPTDLSREGESFIGKLRSNLMGTKFTVYNNGANPCKNGAAMEDGGTRQELAAVCYETNVLGFKGPRKMTVIIPGMNADFERVPVRPHNEQESLVSRWQSHSLDNLIELHNKAPMWNDDTQSYVLNFHGRVTQASIKNFQIVHDNDRKWRDAAERRRVFNRPPAFSTSRLHRDAVRPSGRRHLHAGLQLPHVRLTSLRHRAVQLRRQAGLRMNARLLFSRTPIEQSGLSCSAPLRTKADILNHWKAG; from the exons ATGACTTATTACACCATCAG CTCTGCCAGCTTGGCCAG CGGATTGGACGAGCACAGCAGCATCATGCAGCAGAAGCTGGAAAAACAG AGGTCTTTGCTGGAGCAGAAGCAGCGGCGGAAACGGCAGGAACCGCTCATGGTGCAGCCCAACATGGAGGCCCGGCACCGGCGGAGCCGCTCGCGGCGCGGTGAAGAGCAAGCCCCGCTGGTGGAGTCGCAACTCTGCGACGTCAGCGACATCATCGCGGACG GCTTCAACGGCCCGGCGGCATTTCTAGGATCCAAAAAAGGAATGAAAATCCAGATCACATCCGTGCAGCAAGGCCAAGTTAAGACTCAGTCCCCGCTCaggcctccgccgccgccgtcgcccgCAGAGGACAAGGCCGGCGACGCGGAGACGCCGCACCAGAACAAGACCGACATCCACGAACTTCTGCGCAAACAAG GCCTGTCCGGCAGCATGAACTTTGACGAATCTAGCGAGGACGAGGATGACGACGAGCGTCCGCACGCCCCGACGCCCGGCACGCAGACCACCAGTTCCGCCTCCAGCGCCAAGGACCCG GAGGCGGTCGCCAGCGGCGGCGGCTCGCCCTCCTCCAGAAGCTCGCCTCTTCTGGAGGTGTCCAACTTGGACGAGTTTGCGTTGCTTCCGGCCCCGCGCGGCGCCACCATCAAATGCCGGATCACCCGCGACAAGAAGGGAATGGACGGCGGCTTCTACCCTACGTACTACATGCACATGGAGAGGGAGGACGGCAAGAAG GTGTTCTTGTTGGCAGGGAGGAAGCGAAAGAAGAGCAAGACATCCAACTACCTCATTTCAGTGGACCCCACCGATCTGTCGCGAGAAGGCGAGAGCTTCATCGGCAAACTGAG GTCTAACCTCATGGGCACCAAATTCACCGTGTACAACAACGGCGCCAACCCTTGCAAGAACGGCGCCGCCATGGAGGACGGCGGGACTCGACAGGAGCTGGCCGCCGTCTGCTAC GAAACCAACGTGTTGGGGTTCAAGGGACCGCGCAAGATGACCGTCATCATCCCGGGCATGAATGCCGACTTTGAGCGAGTGCCCGTCAGGCCCCACAAC GAGCAGGAGAGCCTGGTGAGCCGCTGGCAGAGCCACTCCTTGGACAACCTGATCGAGCTCCACAATAAGGCGCCCATGTGGAACGACGACACGCAGTCCTACGTGCTCAACTTCCACGGACGCGTCACTCAGGCCTCCATCAAGAACTTCCAGATCGTCCACGACAACGACCGTAAGTGGCGAGACGCGGCGGAACGTCGGCGCGTCTTTAACCGCCCGCCGGCTTTTTCCACCAGCCGACTACATCGTGATGCAGTTCGGCCGAGTGGCCGACGCCATCTTCACGCTGGACTACAACTACCCCATGTGCGCCTTACAAGCCTTCGCCATCGGG
- the tulp3 gene encoding tubby-related protein 3 isoform X4, protein MTYYTIRPSSSASLASGLDEHSSIMQQKLEKQRSLLEQKQRRKRQEPLMVQPNMEARHRRSRSRRGEEQAPLVESQLCDVSDIIADGFNGPAAFLGSKKGMKIQITSVQQGQVKTQSPLRPPPPPSPAEDKAGDAETPHQNKTDIHELLRKQGLSGSMNFDESSEDEDDDERPHAPTPGTQTTSSASSAKDPEAVASGGGSPSSRSSPLLEVSNLDEFALLPAPRGATIKCRITRDKKGMDGGFYPTYYMHMEREDGKKVFLLAGRKRKKSKTSNYLISVDPTDLSREGESFIGKLRSNLMGTKFTVYNNGANPCKNGAAMEDGGTRQELAAVCYETNVLGFKGPRKMTVIIPGMNADFERVPVRPHNEQESLVSRWQSHSLDNLIELHNKAPMWNDDTQSYVLNFHGRVTQASIKNFQIVHDNDRKWRDAAERRRVFNRPPAFSTSRLHRDAVRPSGRRHLHAGLQLPHVRLTSLRHRAVQLRRQAGLRMNARLLFSRTPIEQSGLSCSAPLRTKADILNHWKAG, encoded by the exons ATGACTTATTACACCATCAG ACCCTCCAGCTCTGCCAGCTTGGCCAG CGGATTGGACGAGCACAGCAGCATCATGCAGCAGAAGCTGGAAAAACAG AGGTCTTTGCTGGAGCAGAAGCAGCGGCGGAAACGGCAGGAACCGCTCATGGTGCAGCCCAACATGGAGGCCCGGCACCGGCGGAGCCGCTCGCGGCGCGGTGAAGAGCAAGCCCCGCTGGTGGAGTCGCAACTCTGCGACGTCAGCGACATCATCGCGGACG GCTTCAACGGCCCGGCGGCATTTCTAGGATCCAAAAAAGGAATGAAAATCCAGATCACATCCGTGCAGCAAGGCCAAGTTAAGACTCAGTCCCCGCTCaggcctccgccgccgccgtcgcccgCAGAGGACAAGGCCGGCGACGCGGAGACGCCGCACCAGAACAAGACCGACATCCACGAACTTCTGCGCAAACAAG GCCTGTCCGGCAGCATGAACTTTGACGAATCTAGCGAGGACGAGGATGACGACGAGCGTCCGCACGCCCCGACGCCCGGCACGCAGACCACCAGTTCCGCCTCCAGCGCCAAGGACCCG GAGGCGGTCGCCAGCGGCGGCGGCTCGCCCTCCTCCAGAAGCTCGCCTCTTCTGGAGGTGTCCAACTTGGACGAGTTTGCGTTGCTTCCGGCCCCGCGCGGCGCCACCATCAAATGCCGGATCACCCGCGACAAGAAGGGAATGGACGGCGGCTTCTACCCTACGTACTACATGCACATGGAGAGGGAGGACGGCAAGAAG GTGTTCTTGTTGGCAGGGAGGAAGCGAAAGAAGAGCAAGACATCCAACTACCTCATTTCAGTGGACCCCACCGATCTGTCGCGAGAAGGCGAGAGCTTCATCGGCAAACTGAG GTCTAACCTCATGGGCACCAAATTCACCGTGTACAACAACGGCGCCAACCCTTGCAAGAACGGCGCCGCCATGGAGGACGGCGGGACTCGACAGGAGCTGGCCGCCGTCTGCTAC GAAACCAACGTGTTGGGGTTCAAGGGACCGCGCAAGATGACCGTCATCATCCCGGGCATGAATGCCGACTTTGAGCGAGTGCCCGTCAGGCCCCACAAC GAGCAGGAGAGCCTGGTGAGCCGCTGGCAGAGCCACTCCTTGGACAACCTGATCGAGCTCCACAATAAGGCGCCCATGTGGAACGACGACACGCAGTCCTACGTGCTCAACTTCCACGGACGCGTCACTCAGGCCTCCATCAAGAACTTCCAGATCGTCCACGACAACGACCGTAAGTGGCGAGACGCGGCGGAACGTCGGCGCGTCTTTAACCGCCCGCCGGCTTTTTCCACCAGCCGACTACATCGTGATGCAGTTCGGCCGAGTGGCCGACGCCATCTTCACGCTGGACTACAACTACCCCATGTGCGCCTTACAAGCCTTCGCCATCGGG
- the tulp3 gene encoding tubby-related protein 3 isoform X3 → MSQDGVAARLQPLVVQVRRFGRVCRSKQTIVTFVNGLRSINWLLEQTILCTATSKVTALNTFLCFSSLDKSTSWRPSSSASLASGLDEHSSIMQQKLEKQRSLLEQKQRRKRQEPLMVQPNMEARHRRSRSRRGEEQAPLVESQLCDVSDIIADGFNGPAAFLGSKKGMKIQITSVQQGQVKTQSPLRPPPPPSPAEDKAGDAETPHQNKTDIHELLRKQGLSGSMNFDESSEDEDDDERPHAPTPGTQTTSSASSAKDPEAVASGGGSPSSRSSPLLEVSNLDEFALLPAPRGATIKCRITRDKKGMDGGFYPTYYMHMEREDGKKVFLLAGRKRKKSKTSNYLISVDPTDLSREGESFIGKLRSNLMGTKFTVYNNGANPCKNGAAMEDGGTRQELAAVCYETNVLGFKGPRKMTVIIPGMNADFERVPVRPHNEQESLVSRWQSHSLDNLIELHNKAPMWNDDTQSYVLNFHGRVTQASIKNFQIVHDNDPDYIVMQFGRVADAIFTLDYNYPMCALQAFAIGLSSFDGKLACE, encoded by the exons ATGAGCCAGGATGGAGTCGCAGCCCGTCTACAGCCGCTGGTCGTACAGGTTAGGCGTTTTGGCCGCGTTTGCCGTTCGAAGCAGACAATCGTAACGTTCGTAAACGGGCTCAGAAGTATCAATTGGCTTTTGGAACAAACGATTTTGTGCACGGCAACTTCCAAAGTCACGGCTCTAAACACTTTCCTCTGCTTCTCTTCCTTGGACAAATCGACATCCTGGAGACCCTCCAGCTCTGCCAGCTTGGCCAG CGGATTGGACGAGCACAGCAGCATCATGCAGCAGAAGCTGGAAAAACAG AGGTCTTTGCTGGAGCAGAAGCAGCGGCGGAAACGGCAGGAACCGCTCATGGTGCAGCCCAACATGGAGGCCCGGCACCGGCGGAGCCGCTCGCGGCGCGGTGAAGAGCAAGCCCCGCTGGTGGAGTCGCAACTCTGCGACGTCAGCGACATCATCGCGGACG GCTTCAACGGCCCGGCGGCATTTCTAGGATCCAAAAAAGGAATGAAAATCCAGATCACATCCGTGCAGCAAGGCCAAGTTAAGACTCAGTCCCCGCTCaggcctccgccgccgccgtcgcccgCAGAGGACAAGGCCGGCGACGCGGAGACGCCGCACCAGAACAAGACCGACATCCACGAACTTCTGCGCAAACAAG GCCTGTCCGGCAGCATGAACTTTGACGAATCTAGCGAGGACGAGGATGACGACGAGCGTCCGCACGCCCCGACGCCCGGCACGCAGACCACCAGTTCCGCCTCCAGCGCCAAGGACCCG GAGGCGGTCGCCAGCGGCGGCGGCTCGCCCTCCTCCAGAAGCTCGCCTCTTCTGGAGGTGTCCAACTTGGACGAGTTTGCGTTGCTTCCGGCCCCGCGCGGCGCCACCATCAAATGCCGGATCACCCGCGACAAGAAGGGAATGGACGGCGGCTTCTACCCTACGTACTACATGCACATGGAGAGGGAGGACGGCAAGAAG GTGTTCTTGTTGGCAGGGAGGAAGCGAAAGAAGAGCAAGACATCCAACTACCTCATTTCAGTGGACCCCACCGATCTGTCGCGAGAAGGCGAGAGCTTCATCGGCAAACTGAG GTCTAACCTCATGGGCACCAAATTCACCGTGTACAACAACGGCGCCAACCCTTGCAAGAACGGCGCCGCCATGGAGGACGGCGGGACTCGACAGGAGCTGGCCGCCGTCTGCTAC GAAACCAACGTGTTGGGGTTCAAGGGACCGCGCAAGATGACCGTCATCATCCCGGGCATGAATGCCGACTTTGAGCGAGTGCCCGTCAGGCCCCACAAC GAGCAGGAGAGCCTGGTGAGCCGCTGGCAGAGCCACTCCTTGGACAACCTGATCGAGCTCCACAATAAGGCGCCCATGTGGAACGACGACACGCAGTCCTACGTGCTCAACTTCCACGGACGCGTCACTCAGGCCTCCATCAAGAACTTCCAGATCGTCCACGACAACGACC CCGACTACATCGTGATGCAGTTCGGCCGAGTGGCCGACGCCATCTTCACGCTGGACTACAACTACCCCATGTGCGCCTTACAAGCCTTCGCCATCGGG
- the tulp3 gene encoding tubby-related protein 3 isoform X1, with protein MSQDGVAARLQPLVVQVRRFGRVCRSKQTIVTFVNGLRSINWLLEQTILCTATSKVTALNTFLCFSSLDKSTSWRPSSSASLASGLDEHSSIMQQKLEKQRSLLEQKQRRKRQEPLMVQPNMEARHRRSRSRRGEEQAPLVESQLCDVSDIIADGFNGPAAFLGSKKGMKIQITSVQQGQVKTQSPLRPPPPPSPAEDKAGDAETPHQNKTDIHELLRKQGLSGSMNFDESSEDEDDDERPHAPTPGTQTTSSASSAKDPEAVASGGGSPSSRSSPLLEVSNLDEFALLPAPRGATIKCRITRDKKGMDGGFYPTYYMHMEREDGKKVFLLAGRKRKKSKTSNYLISVDPTDLSREGESFIGKLRSNLMGTKFTVYNNGANPCKNGAAMEDGGTRQELAAVCYETNVLGFKGPRKMTVIIPGMNADFERVPVRPHNEQESLVSRWQSHSLDNLIELHNKAPMWNDDTQSYVLNFHGRVTQASIKNFQIVHDNDRKWRDAAERRRVFNRPPAFSTSRLHRDAVRPSGRRHLHAGLQLPHVRLTSLRHRAVQLRRQAGLRMNARLLFSRTPIEQSGLSCSAPLRTKADILNHWKAG; from the exons ATGAGCCAGGATGGAGTCGCAGCCCGTCTACAGCCGCTGGTCGTACAGGTTAGGCGTTTTGGCCGCGTTTGCCGTTCGAAGCAGACAATCGTAACGTTCGTAAACGGGCTCAGAAGTATCAATTGGCTTTTGGAACAAACGATTTTGTGCACGGCAACTTCCAAAGTCACGGCTCTAAACACTTTCCTCTGCTTCTCTTCCTTGGACAAATCGACATCCTGGAGACCCTCCAGCTCTGCCAGCTTGGCCAG CGGATTGGACGAGCACAGCAGCATCATGCAGCAGAAGCTGGAAAAACAG AGGTCTTTGCTGGAGCAGAAGCAGCGGCGGAAACGGCAGGAACCGCTCATGGTGCAGCCCAACATGGAGGCCCGGCACCGGCGGAGCCGCTCGCGGCGCGGTGAAGAGCAAGCCCCGCTGGTGGAGTCGCAACTCTGCGACGTCAGCGACATCATCGCGGACG GCTTCAACGGCCCGGCGGCATTTCTAGGATCCAAAAAAGGAATGAAAATCCAGATCACATCCGTGCAGCAAGGCCAAGTTAAGACTCAGTCCCCGCTCaggcctccgccgccgccgtcgcccgCAGAGGACAAGGCCGGCGACGCGGAGACGCCGCACCAGAACAAGACCGACATCCACGAACTTCTGCGCAAACAAG GCCTGTCCGGCAGCATGAACTTTGACGAATCTAGCGAGGACGAGGATGACGACGAGCGTCCGCACGCCCCGACGCCCGGCACGCAGACCACCAGTTCCGCCTCCAGCGCCAAGGACCCG GAGGCGGTCGCCAGCGGCGGCGGCTCGCCCTCCTCCAGAAGCTCGCCTCTTCTGGAGGTGTCCAACTTGGACGAGTTTGCGTTGCTTCCGGCCCCGCGCGGCGCCACCATCAAATGCCGGATCACCCGCGACAAGAAGGGAATGGACGGCGGCTTCTACCCTACGTACTACATGCACATGGAGAGGGAGGACGGCAAGAAG GTGTTCTTGTTGGCAGGGAGGAAGCGAAAGAAGAGCAAGACATCCAACTACCTCATTTCAGTGGACCCCACCGATCTGTCGCGAGAAGGCGAGAGCTTCATCGGCAAACTGAG GTCTAACCTCATGGGCACCAAATTCACCGTGTACAACAACGGCGCCAACCCTTGCAAGAACGGCGCCGCCATGGAGGACGGCGGGACTCGACAGGAGCTGGCCGCCGTCTGCTAC GAAACCAACGTGTTGGGGTTCAAGGGACCGCGCAAGATGACCGTCATCATCCCGGGCATGAATGCCGACTTTGAGCGAGTGCCCGTCAGGCCCCACAAC GAGCAGGAGAGCCTGGTGAGCCGCTGGCAGAGCCACTCCTTGGACAACCTGATCGAGCTCCACAATAAGGCGCCCATGTGGAACGACGACACGCAGTCCTACGTGCTCAACTTCCACGGACGCGTCACTCAGGCCTCCATCAAGAACTTCCAGATCGTCCACGACAACGACCGTAAGTGGCGAGACGCGGCGGAACGTCGGCGCGTCTTTAACCGCCCGCCGGCTTTTTCCACCAGCCGACTACATCGTGATGCAGTTCGGCCGAGTGGCCGACGCCATCTTCACGCTGGACTACAACTACCCCATGTGCGCCTTACAAGCCTTCGCCATCGGG